GCTTATAACATCTCGGTGTTGACAGCTGCTCCAAGTGTGGCAATTCACTCCTCCACTTTTCCCAGTCCATCCTGAGATTTTCTGACAGAGGTGTGTCCCAGTCTGCATTTTCTCTGCATAACTCCTGCAAGATCATTTTTCCCACTAACAGGACAGGTGCAGCCATTCCTAGGGGGTCGTAAATAGATCCAATTGTCGACAGGATTCCGCGGCGTGTCAATGGTCGATCCTTTAGGACGATTCTAAATGTCAGAGTGTCATTTTCGATGCACCACTGTATTCCCAACACACGCTCCAGGGGGTAACTGAGCTCCCCCTTGTTCATAGGCAGCTCGCTTTCTCTCAGACTAGGCAGACGGTCCTCCTCTGGAATACTCTCCAACACCTCTCTGCAGTTCGACGCTATCTTGGGGAGGTGTAGTCCGCCTTCCCCGCAGGCCTCCTGGGCTGATTTGATCAGTGATAGAGCTCCCTCTATGGTTGGTTTTGACCCCAATCCGTCGTCAACATAAAACTGCCGCATGATGAAATCTGCCGCCTCCTCTCCATACTTAGGCTTAAAGTCACTGGCAATCTGTTTTAGACCGAAAGCACAGCATGCTGGAGCACAACGTAGACCAAATAGGAAAACCCTGCTGCGATATTCCACTGTTGGCTTTGACTCGTCCCCTCCTGGCCACCACAGGAACCTAAGGTAGTCCCGATCCTCTCTATTTACCCGGAACTGATGAAACATACGAGCGACGTCACACGTTACAGCCACGGGTTCGTGACGAAATCTGCATAGCACCCCTACCAGTGAATTCATCATGTCCGGGCCCTGAAGTAGATAATCATACAGACATCGTCCCAAATATTGTGCTCGACAATCAAATACGCGAATCTTCTCAGACTTGGGACCAAACACAGCAAAGTGAGAAAGATACCACAAATGTCCCTCCTTCTCGGTTTGACGTTCTGTTTCCCCAATTACCTCTACATCTCCCGCGGCAATGATCTTTTCCATGAATTCGGCATATTTCGTCTTCAGCTGAGGGTTGCTCCTAAACTTTGACTTCAACTGATTGAGACGACTCGGGGCTGCAGGTTTGTTGTTCGATACTGTTGGTGCCTTATCCCCTTTAAATGGGAGGGGCATCTGGTAATGCCCGTCGGGAAGTTGATGGATTCCTGATTCTATCTTGGCTAGGAACTGAGAATCCTCCTGTGAAAAGGGATGTACAGACTCGACCTCAGGAAAATCTGTCTCCAGCACAGAGATAACTTCTTTCACTCCTGTTTTCAGACAGATTGTGACCTCTGGCATTGCAGTCTCCATAGGCTGCGTCCTATTCCCTGATGATGCTTCACCGCagacaaataataataataatagtctcTTTTATAGCGCTATTCCATGGACAGAGTCCTTGCTCACAGCGCTCCCTCTCCAAAAGCTCGCACAAACAGCCAGGTCTTTATCGCTCCCTTGAATTTTTCAGTGTCCACAGTGTCCCGAATGTGGCATGGAAGAGTATTCCATAGACGCGGTCCATAACACTTGAAACTACGATCCCCAAAAGAAGTCTTGGTTCTAGGAACCACCAGCTCCGAGAAAGCACCTGATCGGGTTGTGCGGGGAGCAGGTTTCCCAAAAAACAAGGTCTCTCAGATACTGGGGAGCTGCACCCTTCACGCACTTGTGCACCTGAAGCAACACCTTAAAGTCAATCCTTTCTGCCACAGGCAGCCAGTGAAGTTTGATCAGAGTGGGTGTTATGTGATCAAACTTCCTGACTCTGCAAACGATGCGAGCAGCAGTATTTTGAACACGCTGTAATGGAGCAAGTGTCTTCGTCGGTAAACCAGCAAGTAATCCATTGTTGCAGTCAAGCCGAGAGGACACGAAGGCATGAACCAGACGTTCCCGGCTATCCTGGTCAAGGTATCTACTAAAACGGCCAATACTATACAAACTGGCATATGCAGCGTTGCATATCTTCTTTACATGTGCTTGCATTGTCATGCCCTGGTCCAGAAGAACGCCTAGATCCCGGACACAGTCAGACTTTGGTACCGATACTCCATCAACTGATATTCCGGCAATAGATCCAGTTCTGCGCGATGAAACAATGTTAATTACATCCGTTTTGGGGGCATTGAGCGCTAGTTTGTGTTCAAATAACCAGTCCTTCACATCCTTAACACATGATTCCACGCGTGTCACCATCCGCTTGCTCTGCAAACTATCGCCACAGGGGGCTGACGCTTCAAGCTGATTGTCGTCAGCATACAGTTGGTATGGAACATTATGTTCTTGCATAACAGCACTGAGTGGTAGAGTGTATATGGTGAACAGAACAGGACCAAGAACAGAGCCCTGGGGAACACCATACTCGAGGACAACAGAGTCCGAGCACATGTTGCCGATTGCAACTGAAAGCTCTCTGCCTGCGAGATAAGACACAAACCACTGGAATGCCCTGTCCGCAAGGCCAATGCGATGTTGAAGTCGACTCAAAAGTATATGATGGTCCACCGTATCGAAGGCTGCGGATAGGTCCAACAGCACTAGAAGAAACTCCTTTCCCACATCAAGTGAGCCCAGGATATCACTTGTAATGCGCAACAGTACAGTTTCTGT
This is a stretch of genomic DNA from Lineus longissimus chromosome 2, tnLinLong1.2, whole genome shotgun sequence. It encodes these proteins:
- the LOC135482978 gene encoding uncharacterized protein LOC135482978: MPEVTICLKTGVKEVISVLETDFPEVESVHPFSQEDSQFLAKIESGIHQLPDGHYQMPLPFKGDKAPTVSNNKPAAPSRLNQLKSKFRSNPQLKTKYAEFMEKIIAAGDVEVIGETERQTEKEGHLWYLSHFAVFGPKSEKIRVFDCRAQYLGRCLYDYLLQGPDMMNSLVGVLCRFRHEPVAVTCDVARMFHQFRVNREDRDYLRFLWWPGGDESKPTVEYRSRVFLFGLRCAPACCAFGLKQIASDFKPKYGEEAADFIMRQFYVDDGLGSKPTIEGALSLIKSAQEACGEGGLHLPKIASNCREVLESIPEEDRLPSLRESELPMNKGELSYPLERVLGIQWCIENDTLTFRIVLKDRPLTRRGILSTIGSIYDPLGMAAPVLLVGKMILQELCRENADWDTPLSENLRMDWEKWRSELPHLEQLSTPRCYKPGGFGEVASASLHHFSDASSRAYGQCSYVRLVSRQGDVHCSFIMGKARVTPLKPLTIPRLELTAALTSVRISTMLTRELDYKIAEQTFWTDSKVVMGYIANEERRYHVFVANRVQEIRKETEPSQWRHVASEENVADEASRGLNPEQLASGTARWLRGPDFLWERELPKAGHQEVEEIEDDPEVKREITGTVLAVNVKAANMYPSLLERLSSFSSWEAAKTAIAICLRYRDRLLGKQDATIKQRPLAAEDMQRAEREILNAVQLEAFAEEIGIIKDLEGRDGTGGENVKVIKASSPLYKLDPFIDRKRNPQSRKTDTESRI